Proteins encoded in a region of the Tripterygium wilfordii isolate XIE 37 chromosome 21, ASM1340144v1, whole genome shotgun sequence genome:
- the LOC119989417 gene encoding putative F-box protein At1g53550 — protein MCGCYNSKSRNSTDFFSTLLYDIVLDVLARLSTKILSQCKFVYRSWLEIIQSLEFARFHLQKSTLRNTTIILGKSDLLGYFNLIEFNDLPDYSNSKSALYNQSRVNVNLCSVSFFYEFLLDKVPHRQQYSVYKGQAFLPLISLLEGGPRAQLFEMVSEPGLRPCNPVTGEHVRLPLAVDLSGFKYLRAGFGYDSVNDEYEVIRIWCYMEEIKLMSEIYTLGSGDVTWRSIAQVPYRFYYHKKMVLVEGVLHAPYWHYQVLPAEFDRILCFDVKSEQFRLLPGPASPRYHKGSTPKYVFNLVELGGCLRCVDAFPDDLVIWMMTEYGVKESWTKKYVIPNQQQYVHMDGGVTYGWWPLTLMKRGELLVKVDEMSLRFYNPDRNIETDTQVRVRLNPPRCFSPHVASLLSPPNDTACSH, from the exons ATGTGTGGCTGCTACAACTCCAAGTCAAGGAATAGTACTGATTTCTTCTCTACGCTTCTGTATGATATAGTTTTGGATGTCCTGGCAAGGCTCTCCACCAAAATCCTCTCTCAATGCAAGTTTGTCTACAGATCATGGCTTGAGATCATCCAATCCCTTGAATTCGCCCGCTTTCACCTTCAAAAGTCCACCCTTCGCAACACCACCATCATCCTTGGCAAGAGTGATCTTCTAGGTTACTTCAACTTAATTGAATTTAATGATTTGCCTGATTATTCTAACAGTAAATCTGCTTTATACAATCAAAGTAGAGTCAATGTCAATCTttgttctgtttcttttttttacgaGTTTCTATTggacaaagtcccacatcgg CAACAATATTCAGTTTATAAGGGGCAAGCCTTCCTCCCCTTAATAAGCCTTTTAGAGGGAGGGCCAAGGGCCCAACTTTTTgagatggtatcggagccagggcTCAGACCG TGTAACCCTGTTACTGGTGAGCATGTAAGGTTGCCTCTAGCTGTCGACTTGTCGGGCTTCAAATACCTTAGAGCTGGGTTTGGCTATGATTCAGTAAATGATGAATACGAAGTTATCAGAATTTGGTGTTACATGGAAGAGATTAAGTTAATGAGTGAAATTTATACTCTTGGATCTGGAGATGTTACATGGAGGAGCATTGCACAAGTGCCTTACCGGTTTTATTATCATAAGAAAATGGTTCTTGTTGAAGGAGTTCTTCATGCGCCCTACTGGCATTATCAAGTTCTTCCCGCTGAGTTTGACCGTATTCTGTGTTTTGATGTGAAAAGTGAACAATTTCGGCTTCTGCCGGGGCCTGCCAGCCCGCGGTATCACAAAGGTAGCACTCCAAAATATGTGTTTAACCTAGTGGAATTAGGTGGGTGCCTTCGTTGCGTAGATGCTTTTCCGGATGATTTGGTGATATGGATGATGACAGAGTATGGGGTGAAAGAGTCTTGGACTAAGAAATATGTTATTCCCAATCAACAACAATATGTACACATGGACGGAGGGGTTACCTATGGATGGTGGCCTTTGACTTTAATGAAGCGTGGAGAGCTATTGGTTAAAGTTGATGAGATGTCCTTGAGATTCTATAATCCTGATAGAAATATTGAGACTGATACTCAAGTGAGAGTGCGACTTAATCCTCCTCGCTGTTTCTCTCCGCATGTTGCAAGTCTTCTATCCCCTCCGAATGATACAGCCTGCAGCCACTAG